The sequence CAGACGTCCCCTccggccccagactgtgagccaGGGTGCTGCCAGGTACGTGGAAGCTCATTTGTGGGGATGGTCGGGGGTGGGTGTCTCCTGCAAGCGTGGTCACTGCCTCTCTGTCTGCAGGTCTGTGTGACCTTTGTCCCAGTATTGAGAAACAGCTCCTCGTCTTCCCCGGGCACAAGTGTGGCAGCCTGCAGCTCGTGGTgagtgaaccccccccccccaaaaacgtatccccctccccctcctctcacaCATCACCCGCCCCCTCACTCGCATCCCCCACATGCGTGATCCTCGAATGCTTTGCTACATGCGAACCCTTGCACacgtctccccccccccaaccctgctGCTCCGTGGTGGGGCAGGCCCCGTCCCTTCCCTTGCCCTCACCACACCGCCCCACCCCTGCCTTCCCTCAAGGGGGCCGCATCTTCGCCCCAATGCTCCTTCAAGCTCAAGACTCCTGCCGCTGTGTTCGGGGCGGTGGGGTTGGGGCTGGTGTTGCAGACGTGTGGGGAGTCCCACCTACTTGTTCAGCAGCCCCGTCTCTCTTCCCTGCACCCACTGTGGCCAGTACTGTgtgatgaggccattcagcccatcccaTCCTGActaccccaccaccaccctcccacCAACTCTCTCCACTCCAAATCTCCAATGACCTCAGACACATCCCTCCCAAAGGAGTGGGAATGCCAGGGAGCTACCTTTGGCTTCTCCGGAATGGCactcccttctgtttctgggcTCTCTGGCTTCCCTTTCATCTATCCCTCCTCCCAACCCAGGAtcaccctctttccctctccccccccccaattgcAGAGGCACCACCCCCTCAATCGACCACTCCTCGGCGATGGGAGACTCGATCAATCCCAACAATCAGACACAGCTCCTCGTCCTGCCTCGATCAGCCAACCTCTCTATCCCTAGCATGATCTCCTCACAGGACCCCCGGCACCTTCTCGCTGGGACCTCTCCCTCTCTGCCGCCCCCTTCCCTCCCAGACTGCAGACTGAAGACCCCTTGTCCCCACAGGACCTGTCCAACACCAAACCTGGCACTTCGTCGGCGCCGTTCACCATCAACGCCCACCAGAGCGAGATCGCCTGCGTCGCCCTCAACCAACAGGGCAGTGTCGTCGCCTCCGCCTCCAGGAAGGTAAAGGGTGTGGGGATGGGGTTTATCACCGGAGTTTCCAGCAACTCCAACCTTGTCAGCCGGACTTCCTACATGTAAtactgagagagagacagacacacacaacgCTCGGTATCCAGAGCTGTGCTAGCTTACATAAatgttcctctccctctcccattgcCTCCCTCCCTCGTGCTGTGAGCTCCTTCTTCACAGCCTCCCTCTCTCACagtatctccctctcccccttccgcTAGCCCTCTCCCCCAGccctgccccctctctccctctcccactccctcgctttccccttccccctcccctccccctgcccccgaCATACAAACTTATAATATTACAGTTGCGTATGAGTGTGCTCGAACATTTATATCCATGTGGACATGCTAATGAAGGAATATGCacatagaaacacacacacaatcacacaggTGCACACACACTATAATCATGACATAGGAGAGATTTCTGTGGGATGGCAAAGTGTGACTTTCTGACCCTGACACCCCCTTGTCTGCAGGGCACCCTCATCCGCCTCTTCGACACACAGACCAAGGAGAAGCTGGTGGAGCTTCGGAGAGGAACGGATCCCGCCACACTTTACTGGTGAGAGTGCACCTGGGGTGCAGTAGCTGActcccccagggtcagacacagagtgaagctccctccacaccgtcccatcacacactcccccagggtcagacacagagtgaagctccctccacactgtcccatcacacactcccggggtcagacacagagtgaaactccctccacaccgtcccatcacacactcccggggtcagacacagtgtgaaactccctccacactgtcccatcacacaatcccagggtcagacacagagtgaaactccctccacgccatcccatcacacactcccggggtcagacacaaagtgaaactccctccacaccgtcccatcacacactcctggggtcagacacagagtgaagctccctccacaccgtcccatcacacactcccggggtcagacacagtgtgagatTCCCGCCAGtttgtctcatcacccactctcagggtcagacacagagtgaagctcctccaattcgtctcatcacacactctaaAGGCAGGATTCATGATCCCAAGTTGTATATTTTTGGAAGCCAATATTAAATCAAGGATTCCCATAAAAACTGTGTGCCAGGGAGAGTAAATCGTGAGGGTGGGGGACCCCAAGAGAGTGAGTGAAAACTTGGGAACAGAAGTGAAGGGAGAGGATATATACTGAGGTGTAGGGTTATGGAGACACTGTGAGGAGCATTGTGGTGGGGTTAACACACTGATTAGGGAGCAAAGGGGTAATTGGGTTCCCTTCCAAGGGAGCTTGGGCATTTGTGGTGCAACCCTGGTGTtaacctccccatctctgtttctCTCCTGCCCCACCTGGGTCCTGTCGCACAGCATTAACTTCAGCCAtgactcctccttcctttgtgccTCCAGTGACAAGGGCACCGTGCATATCTTCGCCCTCAAGGACACCCGGCTAAATCGTCGCTCAGCGTGAGTTCAGCCACCCTTGCCTTGTGGTGTGGGTTTTTATAttggcagggagggagggaggaaggaattgACTGTTGCTGCATCCACTCGTGGGCACTGCAAATGGCCGCCAGTCTGTCCCAATATCTGGTCACATGGGAAGAACACTGCAAATGGCCACTAGTCTGGCCAGTGGACAACTTATGGTAGGCAGTTACTTGAAGTGGCCGCCAATTTTCCTCATGACTACTTCATGCTGGATGGACTTTTTGGTTTCCAATCTAGGGTGTGTTTATGTTGAATGGATACTGCATATGGCCACCAGTGTGTGCAATTACTGACTGACGGTGGGTGGACACTGCATATGGCTACCAGTGTGTCCGATTACTGACTGACGGTGGGTGGACACTGCATATGGCCGCCAGTGTGTCCGATTACCTGCTGATGGTGAGTGGACACTGCATATGGCCACCAGTGTGTTCGATTACCTGCTGATGGTGAGTGGACACTGCATATGGCCGCCAGTGTGTCCGATTACCTGCTGATGGTGAGTGGACACTGCATATGGCCACCAGTGTGTGCAATTACTGACTGACGGTGGGTGGACACTGCATATGGCCGCCAGTGTGTCCGATTACCTGCTGTTCGTGAGTGGACACTGCATATGGCCGCCAGTCTATTTTGTCACCTGCTGACGGACACAGTCGGCACCTGCTGGCAGTTCTTGCGTGTGAAACGGGAGAGGAGCTAACAGTTTTTTTCCTGGTATTCTCTGTTGGCAGGTTGGCACGGGTGGGCAAGGTAGGGCCTGTGATTGGACAGTACGTGGACTCCCAGTGGAGCCTGGCCAGTTTCACTGTGCCAGCAGAGTGTGCCTGTATCTGTGCCTTCGGCAGGAACAGCTCCAAGAATGTCAACTCCGTCATTGGTGCGTGTCCaggtgtttgggggggggggtgaggaatgAGGGAACTGTCtgattagtgggggggggggtcacagggaTAACCAGTAAATGATGGTGCTCCCTCCTCGCTGCCCGTCCTGCGACGTGGCGCTCCCTCCTCGCCACCCCTCCCGCGACGTGGTGCTCCCTCCTCGCCCCCCCTCCTGCGACGTGGCGCTCCCTCCTCGCCGCCCCTCCTGCGACGTGGTGCTCCCTCCTCGCCGCCCCTCCCGCGACGTGGTGCTCCCTCCTCGCCGCCCCTCCTGCAGTGCAGCATTCCATATGCAGGTCAAATCTAattcctcctccatctccctccttgccccccaccccttccccaacaCTCTAGCCATCTGCGTGGACGGGACATTCCACAAATACGTCTTCACCCCAGATGGAAACTGCAACCGCGAGGCTTTCGACGTCTACTTGGACATCTGCGACGACGACGATTTCTGAATGCTGTGCCCCCCCCCACAAGGCTCGAGCAGCCACACCTTCCGACGGGACGGGCGTGATGACTCCTTTGGCTGAATTGTTAAGCATCTCTGTGCCAACCATGAGGACATCAAGCACAGTGTGACTGTGTGTCTGAACTAACTTTTGGTTCAAATAAGCAAATATTTATACTCTTCTGAAATcttatctcaaagttcaaagtaaatttattatgaaagtatagaTACAGAATGCCAGCATCTGAGTTACAGACACTTGCGTACCAAGAGCAGCTCTGGATTCTCACACAGTACAAACCCAGAGACTGAGGATTAGCAGGCAGTTTGACAAAGGACTGGTGCTCTTCCCCTTTCTCATTCCTTCCTTCCTGATGTCAGTATTTGAAGTTTTACTCCGTGTCTacccccaggagtgtgtgatgggatggtgtggagggagtttcattctttttcttcctttctctctctcgcactctatcgttatctctctatctcttctcccctccccatctcgcTCGCTGGCTctccatcttccccctttctctctcatcCCTCTCATTCTGTCTGGTTCACTCTTCCCCTGTCTTTGCTTCttactttctcactctctctttcttttgAAGGCAATCTTCCCTCATGCCCCTCCCTGTTGATACTCAGACTAGGAACCTGCTCTTCGATACATGCCCACTCGCTGTTTGTGAGGAATTGTTGGGGCATCCGAGAGATCTACACACACAAGCAGCACGTAGGAGCACTGGTCTGGAGCACAGGTCGCTCCCACAAATGGCAGACAGACCGTCTGATCTGGGGGGCTTTGGTTTTTTTGATTTTATTCTCAATGGCACCATGTTACAAAGCTCCCAATCTCCTTCGGCCACAACAGTGTACCATCTCCAAGCATGTAGATGGGAGTTCGAGCAGGATTTGGCCGCACAGCCTGTGTGTACAGGGAGTAACAGCTTTGTGGAGCCAGTGTTGAGAATACtggagttggggggaggggggtggtcaaACATCAGTTTTAATTCACCGTTTCCTGTACATTTGCCCGAATGTCCATTGTGTCCGACGATGACGGGAAACCTGTGCTGGAGAGTTTTTAAAGAGGAAAAGCCATCGCACTGGGgcggttccactctctcgacctcagaa is a genomic window of Mobula hypostoma chromosome 28, sMobHyp1.1, whole genome shotgun sequence containing:
- the wdr45 gene encoding WD repeat domain phosphoinositide-interacting protein 4 isoform X1, with the translated sequence MSQQRGVNSLRFNQDHSCFCCAMESGVRIYNVEPLMEKCHLDHEQVGSVGHVEMLHRSNLLAIVGGGTNPKFSEISVLVWDDAREAKDSREKLVLEFTFTKPVLAIRLRHDKIIVILSHRIYVYTFPDNPTKLFEFDTRDNPRGLCDLCPSIEKQLLVFPGHKCGSLQLVDLSNTKPGTSSAPFTINAHQSEIACVALNQQGSVVASASRKGTLIRLFDTQTKEKLVELRRGTDPATLYCINFSHDSSFLCASSDKGTVHIFALKDTRLNRRSALARVGKVGPVIGQYVDSQWSLASFTVPAECACICAFGRNSSKNVNSVIAICVDGTFHKYVFTPDGNCNREAFDVYLDICDDDDF
- the wdr45 gene encoding WD repeat domain phosphoinositide-interacting protein 4 isoform X2, producing the protein MSQQRGVNSLRFNQDHNHEQVGSVGHVEMLHRSNLLAIVGGGTNPKFSEISVLVWDDAREAKDSREKLVLEFTFTKPVLAIRLRHDKIIVILSHRIYVYTFPDNPTKLFEFDTRDNPRGLCDLCPSIEKQLLVFPGHKCGSLQLVDLSNTKPGTSSAPFTINAHQSEIACVALNQQGSVVASASRKGTLIRLFDTQTKEKLVELRRGTDPATLYCINFSHDSSFLCASSDKGTVHIFALKDTRLNRRSALARVGKVGPVIGQYVDSQWSLASFTVPAECACICAFGRNSSKNVNSVIAICVDGTFHKYVFTPDGNCNREAFDVYLDICDDDDF